In Carassius gibelio isolate Cgi1373 ecotype wild population from Czech Republic chromosome B13, carGib1.2-hapl.c, whole genome shotgun sequence, one genomic interval encodes:
- the LOC127970331 gene encoding secreted frizzled-related protein 5: MAEQKRQVSLTQAVTLALVLLTSAASAEEYDYYSWQSDNFHNGRFYAKQPQCVDIPADLRLCYNVGYKKMRLPNLLDHETMPEVKQQAGSWVPLLAKRCHADTQVFLCSLFAPVCLDRPIYPCRSLCEAVRDSCAPVMETYGFPWPEMLQCEKFPIDNDLCIPMQFSAGHATQTPVSKVCPPCDNELKADTIMEHYCASDFALKMKIKEVKKEKGDRKLIAAQKKKKVLKMGILRKKDLKKLTLYIKNGANCPCSQLDNLGSNFLIMGRKVDQQLLLMSIHKWDKKSKELKFAIKYMKSHQCPTYHTVFQ; this comes from the exons ATGGCAGAGCAGAAGAGGCAGGTGTCTCTGACCCAGGCTGTGACCCTAGCGCTGGTTTTGCTCACCTCAGCCGCTTCGGCAGAGGAGTACGACTACTACAGCTGGCAATCGGACAATTTCCACAACGGCCGCTTCTATGCCAAGCAGCCACAGTGTGTGGATATTCCAGCCGACCTGCGGCTCTGCTACAACGTGGGCTACAAAAAGATGCGCCTGCCAAACCTACTGGACCATGAGACCATGCCTGAGGTCAAGCAGCAGGCGGGCAGCTGGGTGCCCCTTCTGGCAAAGCGATGCCACGCTGACACGCAGGTGTTCCTCTGCTCTCTTTTTGCTCCAGTGTGCCTGGACCGGCCCATCTACCCCTGCCGGTCTCTGTGTGAGGCGGTGCGGGACAGCTGCGCTCCGGTCATGGAGACCTACGGCTTTCCCTGGCCAGAGATGCTGCAGTGCGAGAAGTTTCCCATCGACAATGATCTGTGCATTCCCATGCAGTTCTCTGCGGGTCACGCCACTCAGACTCCAG TTTCAAAAGTGTGTCCACCCTGTGACAACGAGTTGAAAGCCGACACCATAATGGAGCACTACTGCGCCAGTGATTTTG CACTCAAGATGAAGATTAAAGAGGTGAAAAAGGAAAAAGGCGACCGCAAGCTCATCGCggcacaaaagaagaagaaggttCTGAAGATGGGAATACTGAGGAAGAAAGACCTGAAGAAGCTCACACTATACATCAAGAATGGAGCAAACTGCCCCTGCTCGCAACTGGACAATCTCGGGAGCAACTTCCTCATCATGGGCCGCAAAGTGGACCAACAGTTACTGCTCATGTCCATCCACAAATGGGACAAAAAGAGCAAGGAACTCAAGTTTGCCATTAAATACATGAAGTCTCATCAGTGTCCCACCTATCACACGGTCTTCCAATGA